Below is a genomic region from Leptospira bourretii.
TCTCAAAATATCTTATCAATCAATCATTTATCCATTCATCATTCAAATATAACAAATAAGAGAACTTTATGTTAACCATCTTTCTACTCGTACTTTCTAATATCTTTATGACCTTTGCTTGGTATGGACATTTAAAATTTGCAAAGTCAAACAATATGTTCTATATCATTTTGTTTTCATGGGGAATTGCTTTTTTTGAATATGTACTCATGGTTCCTGCCAACCGCATTGGATATACCGTATATAAATTTGAAGGGTTTCAACTCAAAATCATCCAAGAAGTGGTGACCATTTTTGTATTTATAGTCTTTGCTACAGTATTTTTGGGAGAAAAAATTAAATGGAACTATATCGTTAGTTTTGGACTGATTCTTCTTGCAGGATATTTTGCTTTTGGATTTGGATCTAAATCAAACGGACACTAAAAAGGAAACAAGTTCTTCTGCAATTTTCTCTTTGGGGAGTGGGCCGATTTCTTTTTCTAAACCACTAACACCAAATATACGAACTGTAGAATCCACTTCACCAAAACCTTTTCCTGAACCAACGTAGTTTCCAACAATATAATTAAGGCCTTTCCGAACCAGTTTGTCTTTTGCATGTCGCTCTAATTCTCTTGTTTCAGCAGCAAATCCGACTCGAAGAGAATTTAAAATTTTATGTTCTGCAACGAATTCTGTTACTTGTTGTAACACATCAGGATTTTCTTCTAACTCAAGAAGTAGTCCCTTTGTCCCTTCCGAAGTTTTTTCCTTTTTGATTTTATGTTCTGCAGTCATAATCGGACGAAAGTCTGCTGGGGCCGCTGCCATCACAAGCAAACTATCGTTTGTGATTTCTGATAAAACGGCATCTCTTAATTGGATTGTGGTTTCTACTTCAATGTTCCGAACGGCTCCCGCAACATGGGAATAACGTTCCAAGGTATTGCCATGAATATACACAACTTCCACAGGGTATTTCAAAAAGGAAGTGGCGATTTCATAACCCATCTTTCCCGAAGAAGCATTGGAAATATAACGCACTGGATCAATCCATTCCCGAGTGGGCCCAGAGGTGACGATGACTCGTTTGAATTTTAGATTCATGAATTGGCTATATGGAGTTTGATGATTTGTTCCATGATGGATTCAACCGTAGCCAGTTTGCCATATCCCTCATCCCCACAAACCACAATCCCTTTATCGGGAGAGACGATGTTCACTCCATCCGATGTAAGGGTTTTTAAATTTCTTTGGACAGCAGGGTGCAAATACATGCCAGGATTCATAGAAGGAGCAACTAACACGGGAGAGGTGCAAGCTAAATAGGTTGAAGTGACTAAATCATCGGCGATTCCATTGGCCATTTTTCCAATGATATTTGCCGAAGCTGGAACCACAGCAAAAACTGAGGCAATGTTTTTGATTTCGATATGAGCCATACCCGTATCAAACTCATCCACTCGGACTGGTTTTCCCGTTAGTGCTTCGAATGTAATTTTTCCAACAAATTTGGTGGCATTGGAAGTCATGATCACACGAACTGGATATCCTTGTTTGGTAAGCCCTCTTACCAAATCACAAGCCTTGTAAGAAGCTATGGATCCAGAGACAGCAATCACAATTTCTTTCATTTATCTGTCCTCGTAGGAAAGTTCTCTTTCCAATTCGGAATCGTTATCTTCTTCTAATTTAGGAGTAAACAATATGGAGATAATTTTATTTCCTTCCATTTTTTTTACCTTCAGGCTTCCTTTTTTGATTTGAACAATGCTACCTTCTTTTGGCATATCTTCGTTCTTTTCCATAAAGTAACCGGCAATGGTTCGCACTTCTTCCATATCAGAAGGTTCTTCCCCTTCCAAAATGCCAGACAAACTAGAAAGTTCCGTTTCTCCATCTAAGGTGATTGCTTTTGTTTTTTTGTTCTTCGAAGTTACATCCACTTCATCTGTGTCTGTTTCATCACGAATTTCACCAAAAAATTCTTCAATAATATCTTCTAACGTAAGTAAGCCGGAAACTCCACCATATTCATCAATGACAATTGCCATGTGTTGTTTTTTCTCACGGAGTTTTGTCATCACTCGTTCGATGGACATAGATTCTGGAACTTTCACAAAATCCTTTTCCATAATGACTGTAATTTTTTCTTTTTTGCCTTTGGCAGAAAGATGGGCCGCTTGCCATTTTAAATATTTTTGCACATGAACAATCCCAACAATGCGATCTAAGGTTTGGTCATAAACGGGATATCTTGAAAAACTATGTTCGGCGATGAGCGGTAGCATTTTATCGATTGTTGATTCTTGTGAAATCCCAATGATCGAAAGCCTATGTGTCATTACATCTTTGGCAGTATGTTCTGAAAAATCAAAAGTCTTTTGGATGAGTTGCATCTCTGCATTGTCAATCCGACCTTGTTTCCTTTGTTCCTCGATGATAATCATGAGTTCTTCTGCTGAATGAACATACTTGTCACCAGTTCGTTGTAAACGAAAGAGTGTAAGAATCCCTCCTGCCAAACGATTCATAATGAAAGTGACAGGAAAAAACAAATAGTAGAATAACCACATTGGTCCAGAAACACCAAGCGCAATGGCCTCTGTGTTTTGTATGGCTAAGGTTTTAGGAACAAGTTCTCCTAATATCACATGCAAAAGTGTAATGAGAGTAAAGGAAACTCCGATCGAGATGCTATGGATGGTCACAAGATCCAATTCAATTTGGAACATATGAAGGAAACCAGAAACAACACTGGCAAACAAAGCTTCTCCAATCCATCCGAGAAGTAGGCTTGCAACCGTGATTCCCACTTGGCAAACCGACAACATATCGTCGATTTTTGAGACGGCTTTTTTAGTCAGAAGAGCCATGGCTCTGTTTTCTTTGACAAGCTCCTCAAGACGAGAAGGCCGGATGGAAACCATGGCAAATTCGGCAGCGACGAAGAAACCATTGACAAAGACGAGGAGGAAGATGAGAAAGATGCCGATTATTTCCATAGAAACTCGAACACCACTAAAGTATTATGATCAGGGTCCATTGGTATGAGGAATAGAATTAAGTATTTTGGACCGATCTCCCAGTGTCGCCTACATTTTGGCTCATTTTTGCCAGAAATGGAGAGGATCTAGGGATTTCGTCCAAAGGATTTCTCAATGATTATGTCGCTTTTATTGGACCGTTGCCTGGATCCAAACTCCCTCTTCTCGGTATTTAGAAGGGTCTGCGAGACCCGAGACAGAACCTGAATCTAAAACAGGAAGTGTTGGCATGTATCCAATTTTTTTTGTCCCAGAACGAAACCAAAAATGCAACCATTGGTAGTGCCAAGAATAATCTGACCAAGATTTCCCAATGACACGTTCCGTATACACAACCATACGAGGAACTGTTCGATAGTCGATTCTGCGGAATAGTTTTAAAAAAGGAATCTCTTCTATATTTCCCGAGTCAGATTTACAAGACCAGGAAAGGTTTGTAACCTGATTCATTGAACTTGTGTTTGCTGGAAAATCCCAAAGGTGCAGTCTTTCTTTTTCTTTTAAAATTCTGGAACCTTCAAAATAAGCTGTATCAACAAGATTCATTCCCCTCCCTTCCAGAGAGCGCATGTTTTGTGGACATTTCCAAGAAAATACACCAAGAGGTTTGTGAGGGTCAGAACCTGGCAAAAGCGAAAAGAAAAACACAATTTGAATTTCTCTCATTTCTTTTTTGAGAGATCGCATTAAACTTGCGCCTGATTCATTTAAATAAATTTGTATAGTATCGTTATCCTTGTTTGTATTGATAAGATCTCTCACTGAATCAATGATTTCTGAATTGTCTGGCCTTTGCGAATGAATGACTTTCCAACTCAGTTGGTTTCGTTTTGATTCTTTGGGATTAAATGTAAAAAGATAAAAATCTTCTTTATACGGTAACAAAAGAATCGTTGGTAATTTTGCAGATTCTAAGTTCCTTACCGATTCTTCTTCGCTTTTTCTTTGGAATTGACTTTCGGTTTCTCTACTATCGGCATAAGTGGAATCAAAAAATTTAGATTCTCTTGTTGTTGAAAATCCCGAGAGGTATTGGAATTGTTTGTCAACAAACTGAATTTGGAACAATGAATGTGGACTTCCTTTCAAACTCCGAGTCCACTTAACGGCATTGTATTTGTAAAGAGAATCCAAAAGACCCCAAACATCGCCATCATCACGCAAATGGCTTAGGGCATATTCAAAAAATAAATCCGTTGAAAAAGCAAGTGGTCTATAGTTGCGAATATAATACAGATCTTCATAGAGATTGTTTTGTAGATAATCAGAAACTCCATCACGAATGTTTCCATTCACTGGGCCTTTTTTTCCGGAAGCGGTATGTGCAAAAACAAAACCAAAGTTACGAAGAAACTCTGCCGCATAAAAAGCATTTTCTTCATCCAAAATTCCCCTACTCTTTGTTAGTTCAATGGTGGACTTACGAAATTCCTTTCGATAAATTTGGTTGTAACCTTGCAAAATAGTGGCTGCATATTCCAATCTCCTCCATTTTTTTTCCTGCGCCATGTAGATGATTTCATCTGTCATTCGAGAGGATAATTCAGGATTTTGGTCCATTAACATCTGAGAAATTCTAAGTTTAGGCCAAATATCGGCTTCGCTTAATTTTTCTGGATCTTTGATTTTTTGGAGCGCTTTCAATGCAGCTTCTGATCCACTCACTTTGTATAGAGATACAGAAATTAAATCTTTCACTCCCGTGATAGACATTGGCTCATTCAAAAAAGGATGGTGGATGTCTGCCGACCAATTGTTTAAATCCAATTTTAAATAATAATCTAAAGATTTTTTATAGTCTTTTTGAAAATAGGCAAGAGCACCTAACTTAACATAAACTCGATTTAAAATGGATGTTTTTTTTCCTTTGGCTGATCTTAAAAAATTTAATAGTGATTCTTCAGCTGCAGGATAATCACCCAAAAGAATTTGAAAAAAAGCCATTCTTTCGTTTGAATTTTCGCTAATGGATCCATCTGTGATTTTTTCCAAATCCATCATCATTTTTTGAAAATGAATTCCTTCTCTGACAAAACCAAGAAAGGAAAGTTTGGCGGGAAGATCTTCATCAACTCGGTCAAGGAGTGGAATCCATTCCAAATTGGGATCTTCAAAAAAAGGAGAACTAACCCGCATGATATTTACAAAATGTTTATGCATGTCCTTCTCTTTCCCAGAAGGAAGGTCAATGTAATACTGCAAACGGAAAACGCGGCATAAAGAATAGTAAGGTTTGTTCTTTTGACAATCCATTCGGATCATGGATTTTTTTTCATCTTCCCCAGTTTGAAAAAGATTGGTTCGCATATTTTTGGCTAGGTTACGAAAGTATAGATTGGGTTCTTTTTGAATGTAAGTATCCAGGACTTTGATTGCCTGAACTTCCTCACCTTGCGACTGTTTCCAAAGAGAAGTCAGTAAAAAATCAGCAAAAGAGTATTCCCCTTTTTTGGTTCTTAAATCATAAAGAATGTTGGCTATCCCCACTTTATCTTTTTTGCGAAGATAGTATTCCCCTAACATAAGATAGTAATCGATCTCCTGGATTTGAGACATCCCTTCCGGGGTCTTAAATCGAAATTCATCCCGAGCATTTAATATCTCTTTTCCTTGGATGAGAAGTTTGGTGGTTGTTCCCGCTACGACCCATCCATGATTTCTTAGGGATTGGCTCATCAAATTTCCAGAAAAGAAGAAGGAAATACCGTAGAGAAAAATAGAAAGTGACAGGCGATTCATCATCGTATCCATTATTCTTTAGGACCAATTGTTTTGGTCAAGTGACATAACAATTCATGGCAGAAAGTTTCAACTACCAATCCATTGTGGAGAGTTTTGACGAATTCCTAATTTACCTAGATCCCTTTTTAGAGATTCAATTTTCACGCACTTCTCCCAATCTTTATCTGCCACCAGATTCCATATCCACTGGAAAACATATCAACGACCTTCATATCACACCAAGAGATGCCCTGATCCTTGCCAATCTTTGCCAAGAAACACTAGCAAGAAGAACTCCGTTCCAATTCACAACAAGCCTACTGGGAAATCCGTTTCGAATCTCGGGCCGTTATTTAGAATCCAAAAACTTACCGGGAGTGATCCTACGCGGAGAACCAAACTTCAGCATTGAAAATGTAATTTTGGATAGTGGTCCTTATGTTATTTTTCGTTTTAAATTTGATACAGAGTTTTTGACAACCTATGTGTCTCCGAACGTTTCACTGAACCTAGGTTATCAAACCGGTGATTTCAAAAAAGGGATGTTGAAACCTGATGAACTCATCCATCCGGATGACAAAGAAAAGGCGATCCAAGAAGAAAAGGATTATATAAAAAATAAATCAAGAACTTACCAAAGAGAATTTCGGTTTCAGAAACAAGACGGGAAATATATATACGTTTCGGTTTATAGCGTAGTAAGTTATTTCAATTCCATTCCTACCGAAAAAATTTCCTATCTCATTGATATCACGGAACGCAAAGACAAAGAATTAGAAATTTTAAGACAAAGAGATGAACTTGCTCGAATTAAACTTTTGTTTGAAGAAACCAATGCAGCAGCCAACGTAGGATCATGGGATGTTGATTTAACTACCAACACTCTGTTTTGGGCAAAAGAAACAAAACGCATTCATGAAGTACCAGAAGATTATATTCCACAATTAGACACTGCATTTGAATTCTACCCAATAGAAGCCCACAAACAAATGCTACAAGAAGCATTTAACAAGGCAGTGGCCAAAGGAACGTCATACGATTTAGTTTTGCAAATCAAAACAAGACTGGGTAAATTAAAATGGGCAAGAGCCATTGGACATTCTGTATTTAAGGATGGAAAATGTATCCGAGTATTTGGAAGTTTCCAGGACATTACAAGAAGTGTTCACTTGGACATACAAAAAGAAGATGCTCTATCTAAATTAGAAACTATTTTAGATGCAACCACCCATGTGACTATCATTGGTGCTGACACTACGGGAATCATTACTCACTTCAACAAAGGTGCTGAATACCATTTACAGTATGACTCAGAAGAGGTTGTTGGGAAAACAACTCCAGCTATATTCCATAGACAAGAAGAAATAGAAGCTCGTTCTACCATTTTATCACATGAATTCGGAATTCCCATTGTTGGTTTTGATACGTTTATCCACAAAGCGAAGTTAGGTGAATACGACTCCAACGAATGGACTTATGTACGCAAAGACAAAACTGAATTCCCTGTCCAACTCGTCGTCACAGCTACAAAAAATAAAAACGGAGAAATCACTGGATATTTAGGAATTGGAATTGATATCTCCGCACACAAAGCCACAGAAGAAGCGTTACGTGCCAGCGAAAGCCGATGGCAATTTGCATTAGAAGGTTCTGGGGACGGAATTTGGGATTGGAATTCCCAAACGAACAAAGTGTTTTTTTCCAACCAATGGAAGAATATGTTAGGTTATTCAGAAGATGAAATTGGAACAGATATCTCTGAATGGGAATCCAGAGTCCATCCCGAAGATAAACCAAACTATTTTGCCGACCTAGACAAACATTTTGAAGGGAAAACTTCCGTTTACGTCAACGAACATCGGATGTTATGCAAAAATGGTTCCTACAAATGGATTTT
It encodes:
- a CDS encoding hemolysin family protein, whose translation is MEIIGIFLIFLLVFVNGFFVAAEFAMVSIRPSRLEELVKENRAMALLTKKAVSKIDDMLSVCQVGITVASLLLGWIGEALFASVVSGFLHMFQIELDLVTIHSISIGVSFTLITLLHVILGELVPKTLAIQNTEAIALGVSGPMWLFYYLFFPVTFIMNRLAGGILTLFRLQRTGDKYVHSAEELMIIIEEQRKQGRIDNAEMQLIQKTFDFSEHTAKDVMTHRLSIIGISQESTIDKMLPLIAEHSFSRYPVYDQTLDRIVGIVHVQKYLKWQAAHLSAKGKKEKITVIMEKDFVKVPESMSIERVMTKLREKKQHMAIVIDEYGGVSGLLTLEDIIEEFFGEIRDETDTDEVDVTSKNKKTKAITLDGETELSSLSGILEGEEPSDMEEVRTIAGYFMEKNEDMPKEGSIVQIKKGSLKVKKMEGNKIISILFTPKLEEDNDSELERELSYEDR
- a CDS encoding phosphopantothenoylcysteine decarboxylase, with product MKEIVIAVSGSIASYKACDLVRGLTKQGYPVRVIMTSNATKFVGKITFEALTGKPVRVDEFDTGMAHIEIKNIASVFAVVPASANIIGKMANGIADDLVTSTYLACTSPVLVAPSMNPGMYLHPAVQRNLKTLTSDGVNIVSPDKGIVVCGDEGYGKLATVESIMEQIIKLHIANS
- a CDS encoding DMT family protein — encoded protein: MLTIFLLVLSNIFMTFAWYGHLKFAKSNNMFYIILFSWGIAFFEYVLMVPANRIGYTVYKFEGFQLKIIQEVVTIFVFIVFATVFLGEKIKWNYIVSFGLILLAGYFAFGFGSKSNGH
- a CDS encoding PAS domain-containing protein, with the protein product MAESFNYQSIVESFDEFLIYLDPFLEIQFSRTSPNLYLPPDSISTGKHINDLHITPRDALILANLCQETLARRTPFQFTTSLLGNPFRISGRYLESKNLPGVILRGEPNFSIENVILDSGPYVIFRFKFDTEFLTTYVSPNVSLNLGYQTGDFKKGMLKPDELIHPDDKEKAIQEEKDYIKNKSRTYQREFRFQKQDGKYIYVSVYSVVSYFNSIPTEKISYLIDITERKDKELEILRQRDELARIKLLFEETNAAANVGSWDVDLTTNTLFWAKETKRIHEVPEDYIPQLDTAFEFYPIEAHKQMLQEAFNKAVAKGTSYDLVLQIKTRLGKLKWARAIGHSVFKDGKCIRVFGSFQDITRSVHLDIQKEDALSKLETILDATTHVTIIGADTTGIITHFNKGAEYHLQYDSEEVVGKTTPAIFHRQEEIEARSTILSHEFGIPIVGFDTFIHKAKLGEYDSNEWTYVRKDKTEFPVQLVVTATKNKNGEITGYLGIGIDISAHKATEEALRASESRWQFALEGSGDGIWDWNSQTNKVFFSNQWKNMLGYSEDEIGTDISEWESRVHPEDKPNYFADLDKHFEGKTSVYVNEHRMLCKNGSYKWILDRGKVIEWTEDGKPLRMIGTHTDITERKLLEKALIVARENAEKASQAKSDFLANMSHEIRTPLNGVIGFSDLLMRTELNQVQKKYMETVYLSASSLLDLINDILDFSKIESGKMELYKERINIYDLLHQIAEIVKHKAYEKGLELILNISPKVPRNIFVDSLRLRQILLNLIGNALKFTLKGEIQIKISAEPKENNEYEFLFEVIDTGIGISPENQDKIFEVFSQADTSTTRQFGGTGLGLSISSKLLNLFNSKMQLESERDKGSRFYFKLTTLADNERNTEPELSEIKSVMVLDDNETNLYVIHEMLSYKGIRVDGFRSSKEALEVIGSGTSYDVIISDFNMPEMNGLDFIESLLKTIESKKLKKPYLSLHTSSNDENIYKRCKELGVQSILLKPIQTNILYESLEKLVSGKNQEVTTPNYEPVHPIQTNEKIKIMIVEDNPVNMMLTKAIVQKSLPGTIIIEAENGALAVENFIQTEPQLVFMDVQMPEMNGYDATKAIRKLINGKMVPIIALTAGTLSGEEERCLDCGMNDYISKPVVLKTISEKMKLWLQIQ
- a CDS encoding phosphopantothenoylcysteine decarboxylase, which encodes MNLKFKRVIVTSGPTREWIDPVRYISNASSGKMGYEIATSFLKYPVEVVYIHGNTLERYSHVAGAVRNIEVETTIQLRDAVLSEITNDSLLVMAAAPADFRPIMTAEHKIKKEKTSEGTKGLLLELEENPDVLQQVTEFVAEHKILNSLRVGFAAETRELERHAKDKLVRKGLNYIVGNYVGSGKGFGEVDSTVRIFGVSGLEKEIGPLPKEKIAEELVSFLVSV